One genomic segment of Actinoplanes ianthinogenes includes these proteins:
- a CDS encoding sigma-70 family RNA polymerase sigma factor, with product MTVVPDSFAELRPDLVRFCYRMLGSAFEADDAAQETMLRAWRRAGSFEGRSSVRTWIYRIATNVCLDLLRERGRRAVPIDLGPASPVDGFSPAEPAGQLWLTPLPTDPGDVVADRESIRLAFVAALQHLPARQRAVLILRDVLAWPAAEVAALLDASTGAVNAMLLRARATLATRDLGEAELSGDEQDLVARYADAFQRYDVDTLVTLLHEDAVQTMPPIAAWIRGAAEMGRFMLGPGHGCRGSRLIRITGNAMPGHGHYRWHGDRWLPWAIQLVDVRGDRIAGLHNFLDTRLFEVFRLPAVLFPPPGTSNRYDDQQQPSGDRVPR from the coding sequence ATGACCGTGGTGCCGGACAGCTTCGCCGAGCTGCGACCCGACCTGGTCAGGTTTTGCTACCGGATGCTGGGGTCGGCGTTCGAGGCCGACGACGCGGCGCAGGAGACGATGCTGCGGGCGTGGCGGCGGGCCGGCAGCTTCGAGGGGCGCTCCTCCGTGCGTACCTGGATCTATCGGATCGCGACCAACGTCTGCCTCGACCTCTTGCGCGAACGCGGTCGTCGCGCGGTCCCGATCGATCTCGGACCGGCCTCGCCGGTCGACGGTTTCTCCCCGGCCGAGCCGGCGGGGCAGCTGTGGCTCACCCCGCTGCCCACCGATCCGGGCGACGTGGTCGCCGACCGGGAGTCCATCCGGCTCGCCTTCGTCGCCGCGCTGCAACACCTGCCGGCGCGGCAGCGGGCCGTGCTGATCCTGCGCGACGTGCTCGCCTGGCCGGCCGCCGAGGTCGCCGCCCTGCTCGACGCCAGCACCGGCGCGGTCAACGCGATGCTGCTGCGGGCCCGGGCCACGCTGGCCACCCGCGACCTCGGCGAGGCGGAGCTGTCCGGCGACGAGCAGGACCTGGTCGCCCGTTACGCCGACGCCTTCCAGCGGTACGACGTGGACACCCTGGTCACGTTGCTGCACGAGGACGCGGTGCAGACCATGCCGCCGATCGCGGCCTGGATCCGCGGCGCCGCCGAGATGGGCCGGTTCATGCTCGGCCCGGGCCATGGCTGCCGCGGCTCGCGACTGATCCGGATCACCGGGAACGCGATGCCGGGGCACGGGCACTACCGATGGCACGGCGACCGGTGGCTGCCCTGGGCGATCCAGCTCGTCGACGTGCGCGGCGACCGGATCGCCGGCCTGCACAACTTCCTGGACACCCGGCTCTTCGAGGTTTTCCGGCTGCCGG